In Aquimarina spinulae, a single window of DNA contains:
- a CDS encoding branched-chain amino acid aminotransferase yields the protein MKNTISQALKISEVSESKIGQVDFENLNFGKIFTDHMFVCDYVNGEWQTPEIVPYGPLTMEPSARVFHYGQAVFEGMKAYKDDNGDTFLFRPDENFKRINISAERLAIPEFPEDYFFEGLNALLKLDDEWIKPGYGNSLYIRPFVIATQASVSASEADEYKFMIICSPAQSYYSGDVSVLVAEKFSRSANGGFGYAKAAGNYAGQFYPTKLAQEQGYQQVIWTDASTHEYMEEAGTMNVFFRVNDTLLTAPVSDRILDGVTRKSLITIAEKEGIKVDVRPVKVSEIVEAAKNGSLKEVFGAGTAAVVSPVKAFGYKGEHYEIEKQENSYASHFKKALMDIQYNKAEDTFGWRQKV from the coding sequence ATGAAAAACACAATTTCTCAAGCCTTGAAAATTAGTGAAGTAAGTGAGTCCAAAATTGGACAAGTAGATTTTGAAAATCTTAATTTCGGGAAAATTTTTACAGATCATATGTTTGTCTGTGATTATGTGAATGGAGAATGGCAAACTCCAGAAATTGTTCCTTATGGTCCGCTCACTATGGAACCTTCTGCTCGTGTTTTTCATTATGGCCAAGCAGTTTTTGAAGGGATGAAAGCGTATAAAGATGATAATGGAGATACTTTTTTATTTAGACCCGATGAGAACTTTAAACGTATTAATATATCTGCAGAACGTTTGGCGATACCAGAATTTCCTGAAGATTACTTTTTTGAAGGTTTAAATGCCTTATTAAAGCTAGATGATGAATGGATTAAGCCTGGTTACGGAAATTCATTATACATACGCCCTTTTGTGATTGCAACTCAGGCAAGTGTTTCTGCTTCTGAAGCAGATGAATATAAGTTTATGATCATATGCTCACCTGCTCAATCCTATTATAGTGGAGATGTAAGTGTATTGGTTGCAGAAAAATTTAGTCGTTCTGCCAACGGAGGTTTTGGATATGCAAAAGCTGCCGGAAACTATGCAGGACAATTTTATCCAACAAAACTAGCACAAGAACAAGGATATCAACAAGTGATCTGGACCGACGCTAGTACTCATGAATATATGGAAGAGGCAGGAACGATGAATGTATTCTTTAGAGTTAATGATACTTTGCTTACTGCTCCGGTTAGTGATAGAATTCTTGATGGGGTCACTCGTAAAAGTTTAATTACTATTGCCGAAAAAGAAGGTATTAAAGTAGATGTCCGACCTGTTAAGGTTAGTGAAATTGTAGAAGCTGCAAAAAACGGAAGTCTAAAAGAAGTTTTTGGTGCAGGAACTGCTGCTGTGGTGAGCCCGGTAAAAGCTTTTGGGTATAAAGGAGAGCATTATGAAATCGAAAAGCAAGAAAATTCTTATGCTTCTCATTTCAAAAAAGCACTAATGGATATTCAATACAATAAAGCCGAAGATACTTTTGGATGGAGACAGAAAGTGTAG
- a CDS encoding nucleoside triphosphate pyrophosphohydrolase family protein, whose protein sequence is MKDKIAAVQEFHTSFKLGYKNEPIADLGEAKNTLRFNLMKEENEEYFEAAQNKDLVEVADALGDMLYILCGTIIEHGMQHKIEEVFNEIQRSNMSKLGEDGQPIYREDGKVLKGPNYFKPNIKEILDR, encoded by the coding sequence ATGAAAGATAAAATTGCTGCGGTACAAGAATTTCACACTTCATTTAAACTAGGATATAAAAACGAACCTATAGCAGATTTGGGGGAAGCTAAAAATACACTTCGGTTTAACCTGATGAAAGAGGAGAATGAAGAATATTTTGAGGCTGCTCAAAACAAAGATTTGGTAGAAGTTGCAGATGCATTGGGCGATATGCTATATATTTTATGTGGTACTATTATCGAACATGGGATGCAGCATAAGATAGAAGAAGTATTTAACGAGATCCAGCGTAGTAACATGAGTAAACTGGGCGAAGATGGGCAACCTATTTACAGAGAGGATGGTAAAGTACTTAAAGGACCCAATTATTTTAAACCCAATATTAAAGAAATCTTAGATCGATAA
- a CDS encoding sensor histidine kinase produces MINYKYKISKFLPVIFCITGFCYGQNDIFKQVQSHLDQFQLDSASIYLQKAKSPSNNFQIGLYHYYSGVILKKKDLHDLGFKELLKAKNYFIVSDSLKQLANTNYEIYELLMHQQHLKIDPIPYLNDFISYADSIQDPLFLAKSYSKTAGIHLQLNDLDNTLDFYKKSIQELKKINDTLRIALIEMNIGLAFNTIEKKADSAFYYFKKTLPVFEKLGMKQFISINYNNQAKTYENIGDKETAHYYFKQASKINLQENIIKTRVIYYENRVKHYKDKNDCKNALEYAEKLLAINDTIDNQSQNNAIIEAENKYRAAEKEKEIVQLLNTNLKTEASRVQNRNLLIGSLSLILVGSIFVFLIYKNTKRKQRIAEQEREIQIQKTEKLLKEQELTAIDAMISGQEKERQRLANELHDNLGSTLATVKLHFQHIQHNKDNPKVEHIAELYTKTNALLDEAYQKVRTIAHEKNSGVMANQGLLPAVKKLAKKVSNGDGLHIEVQDYGLEERLDNALEISIFRMIQELITNTIKHANASEIHISLTNHDSLLNIIIEDNGKGFDAKILPKKEGMGLRNIEKRVEHLQGTFEIDSTIGKGTNIIINIPI; encoded by the coding sequence ATGATTAACTATAAATATAAAATTTCTAAATTTTTACCAGTAATATTCTGTATTACTGGTTTTTGCTATGGACAAAACGACATTTTTAAACAAGTACAATCACACCTTGATCAATTTCAGTTAGACTCTGCTTCAATCTACCTCCAAAAAGCTAAGTCCCCGTCAAATAATTTTCAAATAGGGTTATATCATTACTATTCTGGAGTAATCCTGAAAAAAAAAGATTTACATGACCTAGGATTTAAAGAATTATTAAAAGCAAAAAATTACTTTATTGTCTCAGATAGTCTCAAACAATTAGCTAATACTAATTATGAAATTTATGAATTATTAATGCATCAACAACATTTAAAAATTGATCCTATTCCATATCTAAACGATTTCATTAGTTATGCGGACTCAATTCAAGATCCGTTATTTCTTGCAAAAAGTTATTCGAAAACTGCAGGAATACACTTGCAACTTAATGATCTTGACAACACTCTGGATTTTTATAAAAAATCAATACAAGAACTTAAAAAAATCAACGACACTTTACGAATAGCATTAATAGAAATGAATATTGGCTTAGCTTTTAATACTATTGAAAAAAAAGCCGATTCTGCTTTTTATTACTTTAAAAAAACTCTTCCTGTTTTCGAAAAACTCGGTATGAAACAATTTATTTCTATTAATTATAATAATCAAGCCAAAACATATGAGAATATTGGAGATAAAGAGACTGCACATTATTATTTCAAGCAAGCAAGCAAAATAAATCTACAAGAAAACATCATTAAAACAAGGGTAATCTATTACGAAAATAGAGTAAAACATTATAAAGATAAGAATGATTGTAAAAATGCCCTTGAATACGCCGAAAAGTTATTAGCTATCAATGACACAATAGACAATCAATCACAAAACAATGCCATTATTGAAGCTGAAAATAAATATAGAGCCGCAGAAAAAGAAAAAGAAATAGTTCAACTCTTAAACACTAATCTTAAAACCGAAGCTAGCAGAGTACAAAACAGAAATCTACTAATAGGGTCACTTTCTCTTATCTTAGTTGGCTCAATATTCGTATTTCTTATATATAAAAACACCAAACGCAAACAACGTATCGCAGAACAAGAACGGGAAATACAAATTCAAAAAACAGAAAAGCTACTTAAAGAACAAGAGCTTACTGCTATCGATGCTATGATATCCGGGCAAGAAAAAGAACGGCAACGCCTGGCTAACGAATTACATGATAACCTAGGAAGCACACTCGCTACGGTGAAACTTCATTTTCAGCATATACAACACAATAAAGACAATCCTAAAGTTGAACATATAGCAGAATTGTATACCAAAACAAATGCACTATTAGATGAAGCCTACCAAAAAGTACGTACCATTGCTCATGAAAAAAATAGTGGAGTTATGGCTAATCAAGGATTGCTACCTGCAGTTAAAAAACTCGCTAAAAAAGTATCTAATGGCGATGGTTTGCATATCGAAGTACAGGATTATGGGCTAGAAGAACGATTGGATAATGCTTTAGAAATATCGATCTTTAGGATGATACAAGAGCTCATTACCAATACTATTAAACATGCCAATGCATCAGAAATCCATATCTCTTTAACCAATCATGATTCGCTTTTAAATATCATTATAGAGGATAATGGTAAAGGGTTTGATGCCAAAATATTACCTAAAAAAGAAGGAATGGGGCTAAGAAACATCGAAAAACGAGTAGAACACCTTCAAGGAACCTTCGAGATTGATTCTACCATAGGAAAAGGAACTAATATTATTATAAATATACCCATATGA
- a CDS encoding response regulator, giving the protein MITVAIAEDHQSLIDGVELLLRYEEEISIVGMANDGEELLNIIRRKQPKVVLTDIRMPKIDGIAATKIIKKEFPHTKIIAFSMFDQEDAVRQMIDAGASGYLLKNSPLEEVLTAIQHVAKGETYFDADIDPSLFSKDAKQAPKKQLLSKSEREILKLIGQGKTSSEIAAIRFNSVSTVETHRKNIIRKLGLHGKGELLRYAIEKKYDF; this is encoded by the coding sequence ATGATCACAGTAGCTATTGCAGAAGACCACCAATCTCTTATCGATGGTGTAGAACTTCTTCTTCGGTATGAAGAAGAAATTAGTATTGTTGGTATGGCAAATGATGGAGAAGAGTTACTTAACATCATAAGAAGAAAACAACCCAAAGTTGTGCTTACCGATATCAGAATGCCTAAAATTGATGGTATCGCGGCCACCAAAATCATTAAAAAAGAATTTCCTCATACCAAAATTATTGCCTTCTCTATGTTTGACCAAGAAGATGCTGTTCGACAGATGATCGACGCAGGAGCTTCTGGATATTTACTTAAAAATTCACCCCTGGAAGAAGTATTAACAGCTATACAACACGTAGCAAAAGGAGAGACTTATTTTGATGCTGATATTGACCCATCACTCTTTTCTAAAGACGCCAAACAAGCTCCTAAAAAGCAACTGTTATCAAAAAGTGAACGGGAAATCTTAAAACTTATCGGACAAGGAAAAACCTCATCAGAGATCGCTGCTATTCGTTTTAATTCGGTTTCTACTGTAGAAACCCACCGTAAAAATATAATACGTAAACTGGGGCTTCATGGTAAAGGAGAATTATTGCGCTATGCCATTGAGAAAAAGTATGATTTTTAG
- a CDS encoding dipeptidyl-peptidase 3 family protein, with protein MKLDRILFFIAITSLMIACKKDPSVKDQIDQQEQKQEVTEEKFDYVVEQFADLKILRYQIPGWDNLTLKEQKLVYYLTKAGLSGRDIMWDQNYRHNLTIRKALEKIYTSYEGNKSDADWKAFETYLKRVWFSNGIHHHYSNDKIKPEFSQDYFSSLLATTGTEVSKEVYEVIFNDQDAKKVNQAKGVDNVALSAVNFYGPGVTNNDVTSFYGKMKSPNEEKPLSFGLNSQLVKENGKLKERVYKSGGLYGAAIDEIIKWLEKAKGVAENEAQGDALGLLIEYYKTGNLQTWDDYNVAWTAATDGNIDYINSFIEVYNDPLGYRGSYETIVQIKDFDMSKKMSVLSENAQWFEDNSPLMDAHKKDSVVGVSYKVVAVAGEAGDASPSTPIGVNLPNANWIRAAVGSKSVSLGNIIGAYNNAGGSGRLKEFVHDDEEFELEEKYGQLGDKLHTALHEVVGHASGKLNPGVGETKETLKNYASTMEEGRADLVGLYYLMDPKLQELGLVEDWEKTGKAAYDGYIRNGLMTQLIRLNLGDDVEEAHMRNRQWVSGWAFEQGKKDNVIEKVSREGKTYFNINDYAKLREIFGRLLRETQRIKSEGDYKAAEELVEGYGVKVDQAVHAEVLERNKQFTSAPYSGFVNPVLVPKTDDADEIIGFEIFQPKTFEEQMLWYSKNYNFLPEVN; from the coding sequence ATGAAACTCGACAGAATATTATTTTTTATAGCGATCACTAGTTTAATGATTGCATGTAAAAAGGATCCAAGTGTTAAGGATCAAATTGACCAACAGGAACAAAAGCAGGAGGTAACAGAGGAAAAGTTTGATTATGTTGTAGAGCAATTTGCAGATCTTAAAATTTTAAGATACCAAATACCAGGCTGGGATAATCTTACTTTGAAAGAACAGAAATTAGTATATTATCTTACTAAGGCTGGGTTAAGTGGAAGAGATATTATGTGGGATCAGAATTACCGTCATAATCTTACTATTAGAAAAGCATTAGAAAAAATCTACACTTCTTATGAAGGTAATAAGAGTGATGCAGACTGGAAAGCTTTTGAAACGTATCTAAAACGAGTTTGGTTCTCTAATGGGATTCATCACCATTATAGTAATGATAAAATCAAGCCAGAATTTAGCCAGGATTATTTTAGCTCTCTTCTTGCAACTACAGGTACAGAAGTATCTAAAGAGGTATATGAAGTGATTTTTAATGATCAAGATGCTAAAAAAGTAAATCAAGCAAAAGGAGTTGATAATGTAGCGCTATCTGCAGTTAATTTTTATGGGCCTGGCGTTACCAATAACGATGTTACTTCGTTTTATGGTAAAATGAAATCTCCGAATGAAGAGAAACCTTTGTCCTTTGGTTTAAACTCTCAGTTGGTAAAAGAGAATGGAAAATTAAAAGAGCGAGTATATAAGTCAGGAGGATTATATGGAGCTGCAATCGACGAAATTATCAAATGGTTAGAAAAAGCAAAAGGTGTAGCAGAAAATGAAGCTCAGGGAGATGCTTTGGGATTATTGATCGAATATTATAAAACGGGAAATCTACAAACCTGGGATGATTATAATGTGGCATGGACAGCAGCTACTGATGGTAATATAGATTACATTAATAGTTTTATTGAGGTATATAATGATCCATTAGGATATAGAGGTTCTTATGAAACTATTGTACAGATCAAGGATTTTGATATGTCTAAAAAAATGTCTGTACTATCAGAAAATGCGCAATGGTTTGAAGATAATTCTCCATTAATGGATGCTCATAAAAAAGATAGTGTGGTAGGAGTTTCGTATAAAGTAGTAGCTGTTGCGGGAGAAGCAGGAGATGCATCGCCAAGCACACCTATAGGAGTAAACCTTCCTAATGCAAATTGGATTAGAGCTGCTGTTGGTTCTAAATCTGTATCCTTAGGAAATATTATTGGTGCTTATAATAATGCTGGTGGTTCAGGACGTTTAAAAGAGTTTGTACATGATGATGAAGAGTTCGAACTAGAAGAAAAATATGGGCAATTAGGAGATAAATTACATACGGCATTACACGAAGTAGTTGGTCATGCATCTGGAAAATTAAATCCTGGAGTAGGAGAAACTAAAGAAACATTAAAAAACTATGCTTCTACTATGGAAGAAGGTCGTGCTGATTTAGTTGGGTTATACTACTTAATGGATCCAAAATTACAAGAACTAGGATTAGTTGAAGATTGGGAAAAGACAGGTAAAGCTGCTTATGATGGATATATTAGAAATGGATTAATGACACAATTGATTCGTTTAAACCTTGGCGATGATGTAGAAGAAGCTCATATGCGTAATCGCCAGTGGGTAAGTGGCTGGGCTTTTGAGCAAGGAAAGAAAGATAATGTCATCGAAAAAGTAAGTAGAGAAGGAAAAACCTACTTTAATATTAATGATTATGCTAAGTTGCGCGAAATTTTTGGACGTTTATTAAGAGAGACGCAACGTATCAAATCTGAAGGAGATTATAAAGCAGCAGAAGAATTGGTAGAAGGATATGGTGTAAAAGTTGATCAGGCAGTGCATGCAGAAGTATTAGAACGTAACAAGCAATTTACATCTGCACCATATAGTGGTTTTGTAAATCCTGTTTTAGTACCAAAAACGGATGATGCAGATGAGATTATAGGTTTTGAAATATTCCAACCTAAAACCTTTGAAGAACAGATGTTATGGTACAGTAAGAATTATAACTTCTTACCAGAGGTGAATTAA
- a CDS encoding SRPBCC family protein, translating to MKIVKYLFFLLLLVIIGGAVYVATIDGEFQVEESRVIDAPDELLFTTINEYRTWDKWGPWMDESDDFIMEYPEKTSGEGASYSWKSETEGDGKMETIKTSPFTSIDQKITFITPMGESKSDVYWKFEKIEGKKTKVTWGMKGEQSFMEKAFWATQDSSISKMLKPMYARGLEKLDAFTDEKMKKYTVHVDGITEHGGGFYMYSATASSIAIIPEKMKEMIPAVDTYMKQNNLPRTGMPFTLYNEYNEEQGTAIFSTAIPTRDKVVTPKESAILCDFLPRQKVVKTTLKGDYNNLKEAWEAGYKYIAENNLEPNTESAAFEVYRVEPTLQPNPAEWVTEIYIPIK from the coding sequence ATGAAAATAGTAAAATATTTATTTTTTCTATTATTATTAGTAATAATTGGCGGAGCTGTTTATGTTGCTACCATAGACGGTGAGTTTCAAGTAGAAGAAAGTAGAGTAATCGATGCTCCTGATGAATTGTTATTTACTACAATCAATGAGTATAGAACCTGGGATAAATGGGGGCCTTGGATGGATGAATCTGATGATTTTATTATGGAGTATCCAGAAAAAACAAGTGGTGAAGGTGCTTCTTATAGTTGGAAAAGCGAAACAGAAGGAGATGGTAAAATGGAGACCATAAAAACTTCTCCATTTACCAGCATAGATCAAAAAATTACCTTTATCACTCCTATGGGTGAAAGCAAAAGTGATGTGTACTGGAAATTTGAGAAAATTGAAGGTAAAAAGACTAAAGTAACCTGGGGTATGAAAGGTGAACAATCTTTTATGGAAAAAGCATTCTGGGCTACTCAAGATAGTAGTATATCGAAAATGCTAAAACCTATGTATGCTCGCGGACTCGAAAAACTCGATGCATTTACTGATGAAAAAATGAAAAAATATACGGTTCATGTAGATGGAATCACAGAACATGGGGGCGGTTTCTATATGTATAGTGCTACTGCTTCTTCAATAGCCATAATTCCTGAAAAAATGAAGGAAATGATCCCCGCAGTGGATACGTATATGAAACAAAACAATCTTCCGCGAACAGGAATGCCATTTACACTATATAACGAGTATAACGAAGAACAGGGAACTGCAATTTTCTCTACTGCAATACCAACCAGAGATAAAGTAGTTACGCCAAAAGAAAGTGCTATTCTTTGTGATTTTTTACCAAGGCAGAAAGTGGTTAAAACCACACTTAAAGGAGATTACAATAATCTAAAAGAAGCATGGGAAGCTGGTTATAAATATATTGCAGAAAATAACTTAGAACCCAATACAGAATCTGCAGCTTTTGAAGTATATCGGGTAGAACCAACATTACAACCAAATCCTGCTGAGTGGGTTACCGAAATTTATATTCCAATAAAATAA